The genome window taaaaactgaaaaagcaGAGACTCAACAATACTTTAAGCAAATCACTGGATACCAACTAGGACAGTAATtatgtcagaatttttttttttttcaactcatcAAAAtgctttttacaatttatttttgcctTGTAATTATCTGTTAACCTCAGTAAATTTAATGTGCTGAGATTAGTCATAAAAGTGCAATTTGTTGAATTATATTCACTTTATTATCTTATTTCCATCGTTtgaaaattcatgattttttaaaatttataattcgttgttttaaaccactcaaatttagtttttaatttttattttaaaacctttggAGCCAGTTAGAACAATTCATTATAGGTGTAGTCGGCACACTGTAAACTACCCAATGGTTCCAATAGACTTTTATCAGTTTATCCctacttatttctattttaaaaagtacgAAACAAGCTCTTCAAATGTGTAAGATGTATAAATAAGATAACGAAATTTAACCAGTCGAAACTTGACGGAAAATAGATAAACAGGTTGACCAATCTATTCTATACTATTATGTAAATATCTGTGCAATTCTTTCTCTCTTCTCCATTAACTTTTTActgataatattgaataatatatgtTTTGCAATTAAAATCTATCTTCTTTCAAGCATATaccagaaaaaaaacttttgataaagtaaagaattcttaaaagtattaaaatactgTTTGATTTAACTAATACTACAAATAAACTAAATCAGGTTTcactattttatctttttttaagttaaataaatgttttattaatttgaaaaaataatttttttacaaaattttatttcatttttttctagtaaatgaTGAAGGAACAAGAGCTTACGAAATACAATCATGAACAACTGAATTCTACTGAAAACAAGCAGCaattaggaaaaaaaacatttgttgtaAACTTCAGaactaattaaatgattttcaaaatattctttttaagtaaacTCTTCTAGTtgtaaaatagtttgaaaattattatcttataataaacaTGACTTtatgtgaatataaaaatttgatgaataaagTCAGCACttcttaaacttaaatttttaagcaaaattaagagctagaaaaaattaaatataaattacattgtgctaattcttttcaaaaagttttataaataaatggaaattttattaatcacaGATCGACAACAGCCAAATACAGATAGAAGTTACAAAGAAGTAGGCTATGGATAGCATATGTGGGATGAGCTGGTTCAGACTGCACACAtcagaaatattaacaaacaaaaccaAGATTACTAATATaatgttagtatttatttttttcttttctataatctGTAAAGCTGCTGACAAAAACCAGTTTTTGATAGCACACATAGTAGTGTTGTCTAAATAAAATGTCTGATGTACCAGTGACATTATGTTACTCATAGAACTCTTATGTACTTACATCAGCAGAATGTTGTTTATGAAGACGTTCTCCTTCAAACTGTTGTACAGTACTTGAAGATTCAACATATGAACTTACAGAAACTGTTTTAGTCATTCCATTACCtcctaaatatgaataaaaaataaaaaaatgtaagaatttctatttaaaaaatactgacaaaaatataaaatctttgttGATCAGCATGATGAAAtacgatttacattttttttttttttttttttttttttattattaaaatcatttgtttatgTCTTGAAAGACAAATTAGATTAATTATGTCCACagatagtaaatatattaaaggtaattttaaaatttgaattgatcTATAATTACTGTCACTATTTCGTCTTTGAAGTTTAAACTGATAAATTAGATTGTCACACAATgtgttaacaatataaaaataatattaaaagaaatgatttaataCTAAGTACAGTAATGATTTAGAACTTTACAATTAATTTGAATCACAAGCGCAATAAAAGAATATAGTACTGAATATGTCTAAAGCAACACTGATtaaagtttttatcatttattattttacaagctattgaaacatatatatatatatatatatatatatatatatatatatacacaatgttGTGCTttagtaaacaattataaaaatatacgtaaatccTATGAACTAACAAGTCTTTCATAAAACAGAATTAACAGTTTTAAGCAacaattaagaaaagtaaaaagaaacccaaagctttttttttatcctcctaCACTGGATTATctcataaaactttaaataacctAAAAGTTGACCATTCATTATcaaatatatctaataaattaatttgaatgatgCTGTTTGGGAAATAAATTTGAAGagatttgtaaaaatacatttgagctgaaatatttttcaactagAACGCAAATATTTTACGCATTTTGTTTAACGCATGCGCATTAGAGGTCAAATAACttccaacagtttttttttgtgttgaggTTATTAGGCAAGTAATAGTTACTTCATTATGTGTTTTTCTCATTTAGTTTAGGCCTTCaactatgttatttatatattttaaggtaCTTTTGCAATGATGAGGTGCCATTCTAATTCTACcaagtaataatttatactgatgtttttacatttaagGTGGTCCAAAGTTCTTTAAACATTTAGAATTTCATCGACAGTCATGTTCTGATGCCACTAAAACTCAGCAAGATATGACTTTAAATGGTTTCTCATTGTACCTCAGTGGTTTTTGTTTCACAAATTTGCACTCCTTCAAAACCTTTCAGTGGTTTGTATATGTGTAATGCTGTCTGGATCCATAAAACTACATTTGTGATTGATTAAGAAGTAGTAAAAACCAGCAGCTTCTAGAGACACCAATACAAAAACTATGTGTCACTGTAAATGatagatgttattaaaaatagcaatcaAAATTGTAGTGTGGGACCTGTCAGGCATGGACTTAAGGGATTATCACTTTGTTTAACAACATATTCCTCTGAATATCCATTGTTGGGGAAGTACACACATCCTGCATCACTTTTACCACTAGTAAACATGCTTCGTTTACTTCTACAATCAGCCCTTTACCAATGATTTTAACTGAGGGGCATTGAGGTAACATTTCAATGCATTTCTCTTTCATACAGCTGTTCCAGTCTATTACCGTTCCTTGGGACATAGCTACTTGTcctaatgaagataaaattaagtaGCAAATACTGTTGTATTGTGCAGAACAAAAGTAGAAAAACATGGTGGTGAGAAATGTTGAGTGATGCCCCTATTAATGGAAAAGTatcctattttaatattataactatagTTGATACTATTTCTGAAAATTAAGGATGCAGTTTTTAGAAATCTAAGAGTATATGAGCTTTCCATATTTGTGGACAGTTAAAGACAATTGTTACTGAAACAGGAATAAGCAGTCATCAGCAATCATCAAGTTACTAgccaaattaaacaaataaattgaaataatagcaAATCAaagctcagtttaaaaaaaatcaatacttatCAGACTGCATTTTGTACTGCCCACAAGAAGTATAGAACATCAATGAAGAATGGTAACTGTAATGTTAATGAAGAGCTGGATTGAATGATGTCAAAAGAACCTATTTgtggtattataaaatattactgcatACAATAAAACAATCACCCAATTGgccagtaaaaattatattagaagagAAGTTCtttgaacaaaattatgaaaatatgacCTAAGAAAATTCCCCTCAAACAAAACATCAAAGAATCAACCAATCAAATTTTGATCTACcttaaaaacttatttgataGTGTATGTCCATCTTAACAGAAATAAAACCTTTGCAAATAAACACCTAAATTTACTACAATCTTATATTAACTACaacatatcttatatataaataacaatggaTTGCCAACAGAAAGTATCATTCATTGTACTGTAGGTTTTTTCTGGAATTATCATTCAGAAATATGAAAAGTTTACAATATGTTTATAAAAGGGTTTACAACAGCGTATCCAAAAATCTGTAATGAaggattagaattttattattaaaacagattaataacAAGTAACaagatatgctttttttttaaattatgtcacTTATACTATTTAAAGGTCATATCTTACAATGAAAAATTTccctaatattcattttttaaagttacatacaCTTGTATGAACAGAAAATCATATTTACTGATGATTTCATGTgtctcaataaaatattaacagagtTACAAGAAagcaaatttgataaaaaaataatacctagtTGAATGTTTTGCTTTGATGGTATGTTTAAAAGTTGCAtcataatagtattattattttaaaagataaaacaaaataaatattcaagaattcaagcttattttatacaattcattACTAAAGAGGTTttatagaacaaaattaatttaaaggctataaatatttaaaaataaataataaaaaaaatgtatacaatgcataaatttattcatacaattaCTAAAAATCATGACATGAGGAAAAATTCCCCTCTTTATCTCAACAGTAGATAAATCATATTTTCACatcgctaaataaaataaaaacataaaaaaattacaactacacAGAAAGAAATAGGTACATCTGTCAAAAGGaaagcatatttaataaatagttacaaGACAGTACACCTAAACACTGCAAGTGTAGAACAGACTGAAGTTTGCTGCTGTTAGgttaaatgtttaatatcttacatattattcagttttctccaaagttaacaaatttttattgaaaaaacacatttttataaacagtaattttgtccatttttattgtaatatgaaaGTGAAATGGTAGTGAAAATCTAtaagtagtaaaataaacaatggTACTTTATAGTtaacttgattaaaaataaatattacctctAGTGTAACCGGCATCAACATTTGGTGGTGGTGAGAATATTGCAGGACTTGGAGACATGTTCACTTCTTTTCCAGGCCATTCAGGTGAATCTTGTTCATTACTGCTAGAAACACAATGCACCATCGGTTGCTGTCGTCCAGGCGGATCACTTGAAGATGTAGGTGATGATAAGTTATCATCTGTGCTACCAACTACGACTGAACTAGATGGCACTTCTGAATTCAAACCAGGACTCTGAGAAGTTCCACTAGCATCAACAGGACTATGAGTAGTCGTATCTGGAGGACTACCTGAATAAGTTGCTGAAGTAGATGTTTGACAAAATGTATTTGTTGTAGCTACAACTAATGCAACGGGAGCAGGAACTTGTAGTAACTGCTGATTTGCAGCTGTTTGTGTAGAAACAGAATGTTTAGCAAACTTGGTTTGTTTTTCAGTAATACCACcactagaaataataaaattaccagcAGACGTTTTTTCTGCTGAATGTAAGctagaatttgttaaaataaaattgtcacaTATCTGTCCTGACTTATCAGGTTGACTTATAAGGAACCCGCTACAAGGTTGCGACTGTTTTTCtgtagtatttatattatttaaaataatatgtgttCCTTGATGTTTGTTATCTGTGTTtggacttaaaataaaatttccttgatTAGGTTTATcggttgtaataataaaattttgaggctGTTTACCATCTGgattattcaaaatgaaattatgttGATTTAAACTTAAACTCGAAGAAGAAGATGTTGCAGGACCTTGATTCTGATCTAATGACTGTTGATTATTTGAAACCATAGTTGTTTGTTGCTGAACTATAGTAGTATTTTGTTGAACAACTGTAGTATTTTGTGCTGAAGGCGTCTGTCCTATACTACATGGTACCATTAATGTCTGGCCACACTGTATAAATTCTTGATGCTGAGCTTGCCCACCAGTTCTATTTTGTGTTGCAGTACCAGCTGCATTGAAAGAATGTATTTGTTGATTAGTTGGACTGACATTAGCTAACATCGGGCTCAACTGTCCACTAAATGCAGGACTATTCATAAGAAACTGATTCGGTGAATTAGCGATAAACTGTTGACCACCACCTGCTGTTACATGTTGTACCTTTCCGCCATTCTGATTATTGTTTGCTGGAGCACGAATAACCATACCTGCCGGTCCAGCAGCTAATATGCTTTGACTCTGGCCGAACACAGTGCCTGTTGGTCCCTGCATCGGAGTCAGTACATTCAACTGTACAGTATCCTGTAACAATGTTGCTGTTCCATCTCCAGTTGCCATAACCATACCACCAAGACCAGCTGGAACAATAAATTGCTGAATTGTTGGGAAGTTTTGTACCAAATTAAGAGGCTGCAGAACGTTTGCAGTTGCGATTAATTGTTGTGTACCACCAAAATGTCCTGTTTTACTAGGTAATATTGTAAGAGCTTGAAGCATGGGAGCTGAACTACTAAAATTTTGTTGTGGCTGTTGCTGTTGCACCACCATTCCTCCTGTAGCACCAGCTGTAGGAGAATTCTGCTGAGCTGCAATGTGTAACATATTTGCAACTGTTTGTGGTGatacttttctctttttaacATTAGCTTTTCTTTTACCATTATTACCTTCAGGTGATAACAAGGCCGGCTGAGTTCTAGGTGAAAATGCTCCATTACTACTCTGAGGAACTCTCGAGTCTTCTACAACCTGTCCAGGTTGTAAAACATTATTAGTAGCAACAGCCAAATGTGGAATCTGAACAGCATTCATTGTCCCATCGACAGTCATAACACCTGGTTGAAATAAAAGAGGAGCAGGTAATGTATTAACAAGCACTGTAGGTTGACCTAATACTTGCTGTGTAACACCCACAGCAGGTATTACTTGCGTAACAGCTCCAGTAACACTGGTCACAATAGAATTACCACTTAGAGGTGGCATTGGTGAGTTGTTTCCAATTTTAGGCAAATTTTGTTGTGGTGATAATATTGTAGGTGGACCAGAAGTGTTGGCAACAATCAACTGTCCATTATTTGATACAAGAATATGGCCAGCAGGTAAAGTAGGACCAGTAGTAGGCTTTAACACAGTTTCAGACTGACTCGCTGTAACGGTAGGCACTTGAATACTACTAACTACACTCTGGACCATTTCAAGAGGTGACTTTGTCACAGATACTTGCTGAGATACGGACTGATTCGTTAAAACAGCTGGAGGTATTGTAGGTGCAGCTATTGTTGTAGGATTTACAGATACAGTGGCTGTGTTTGCTCGACCAGCTAATACAGAAGTAATTGTGTTACTACTTACAGTATGACCGCTAGCCATTGTGGTTACAACAGTAGGGATTCTAGATGTTGCAACATCCTGTAcgtgaatattaatattaagttgtTGCTGTTGTAGTTGATGTTGCAATCTTTGTTGAGAGGCATTATCTTGACTACGAGCAATGTTTGGATTTTGCTGTGTTGTAAAAAGTACAGGTGTAATATTTCCAGAAGTAAACGGTGAAGACACAGAAACAAACATGTTTGAAACAGATGATTCTGGAGAATTGACGATTCGACAATTCTGAGTTGTTGATATAGGTGTAGTAGGGGTAGAAGGCGCAACAGGTGAAGCTGCTTCAGGTTGAACTCTGTGAACTACTTCAGCAGGAGAACGATTACTTGTACTGACAGTACCACCCTGAATTGGTCCTCGAGAATCAGTCATGGAAACTGACATAGGATGTGTTTGGCCACGATTATCAATATAAGTAGATGAAGTAACAGGACTTTCTTCTATGTGAATATGTTTTGTATTTGCAGCGCTTACCATATGTACATTATTTGGTTGAAGATTCTCAAACACATTACTGCTACTACTAGGACAAGCTTGACATCTACTTCTATCAGGAGAAACATCACTGCTATCTGGGGTACCTGGTTGGGATTGTGGTTGATTTTGATAGGAAACACTTCCAGTTGATGAAACTGAATTACTTCTATACACTTTCATTCCATTGGACTGTTGAGTATTTCTAATCGTATAGGTTTGATGAACAGGCTGTTGTTTATTGGAAGAGACAAGCACATTGCTTGGTAATGGCACACCTTGGTTACTAACTGGAGAACAAGCACTTGTAGGTAAATTAATGACAATTTGACTTGAATTTTGATCACCAATACTTTGATTTTGGGAATTGCAGGGACTATGACAAATAACATTAGCACCATTGCCAGTCTGTCTTGATATTGTGCTATTTAATAAAGCTGTCTGTTGAGCAAGATAACCACTTGGATCTTCCATAAATGATGGTACATTTGAATTACTATAGTTCTGTGATGGTTTTTGGTCTTGTTGTAGATGTCTTACATCTACATTAGGACACTGTTCATTATTCAAGACTAAActattatgatgatgatgatgatggtgttCAATGTTGTACGGTGATTTCTGCTTTTTAACTGCAGTTGTTTTACcttgtattttatttcctttctttctcATATTATCTTCCTGCCAAACAGGTATATGTGTATGATGATGTAAAGGAGGGACTCTCTCATATGGGTTAGGCTGAACAACCTGTTGGGGATTCTGTTGATTTAATACTTGTTGATTAGTTCTATTCTGCTGCCAAGGTGGTATGGAACGTGGATGATGAGTCACAATGCCTGAACCAGCAGACAttgcactattattattattattattgttgttagaCAATGATGGAGGGTTGGGATGATTTTGCAGCATAACACCACCTTGCTGATTTCCAACAGCCTGAACCTGCAGACCTTGTGAAACCATTGAAGAGCCATGCTGCCCATGTAAAACCATAGTTTGTCCTTGTGAACTGATAGCATGACctgaagaaagaactgctgtACCAGGTGAACCCTGTACAACAACAGAAGAATTTTGCAAATTCATCATTCGAAGTGGCTGTGACGTAACAACATTACCGTTCTGATTTCCTTGATTATGAACAACCATTGTTGAGGCAACTTGTCCAGGTGGGATCATTACTTGACCTTGAGAAGTCTGTAAAACCATAGCAGAGTGTTGATGTACATTTTCATTTCTACTAGTTTGTATTGGTGAATAACCTTCACACACGATACCACGACTATTTGGACTTGATCCAACCATTACTTGTGTGTTATTTTTACCAGtgatattataattaactttgttaacatcGACAAGATGAACATGCTGTTGTAATGGCACTTGTACGGCTTTACCTTGATCCTGAGGATTAACTATTTGATGTTGAGTATGGAACTGAGGTCCAACTCTAGTAGCATCAAAGTTTTGATGTGATGGCATCATGTTATGAACCTGCTGGTTAACAATTGCACCAGCAGGCCTAGGGGAAGCAGAATTTATAACATGTTGTGGAATAACATTATGCTGTAATGGATGAGTATGGTGGTGATGCTGAACCAATTGAGCTTGTgcttgttgttgttgttgctgctgctgctgatgctgctgttgctgttgttgttgttgttgttgttgttgttgttgttgttgttgttgctgctgctgctgctgttgctgaATATGATTCATAACATTACTGTTATCATGCTGTGGCATAAAAATCTGTTGTTGATTCAGTACTGATTGTGGTTTATTATTATGACCGCAAGGAGCATGAGAACACTCACTGCTGTCAGAACAACCTATTTGTAATCTATGATGTTGGTGCTGTTGAGGAATAAAATTCTGCTGCGAATGCTGATGTCCGCTAACTATCATATGCCCAGGACCTACACAATTACTTTGTTGTATGACTAAACTACTGTTCTGTCCATTTTCTTGATTACAAGATCCCATATTTGCCATTAGAACAGGAGGATGAATATAAGTACTATTTGCTGCCGAAAATGGTACTGGACCTGAGGGGTTACCAGAACTACTGCAAATAACTTGTCCGTTCTCAACTACACTTTGGCCAGACTGAGGGTTATTTGAATTTATTCCTGgattattacaattattcatgTTGCATCCAACAGGATTATATCTGTAACACTGAGGTGGTGGAGGTGGTGCTGGAGGAGGAGCTGGTGCTTGGGGTTGCTGTGCAGCTGTTTGATTCCCTgagtgattattattaatattgttttcatgatatccagGAGGATACTGCACCCGATTCATAACAGGATTACCCATCACATGACTTTGGACCATTACCGAAGAACCTTCAGGAAGAGGTACAGCTTGTGGCGAGCCATCACTCCAAGTctgaaacaaaaacaatacatgaaattttaaagaataacattaataaatagaactaagtttaattttaatcaagCAGCCCTAATTTTCAACAACAACCACAATCACAGCTCCTAATTATTTTCTGTACTTAATTATGAATACACGAGGTAgatctgaattaaaatattttaagatatttttaaccgTACTAACAATTGatgactatttaataataattattattattattaaaagtttgattCTATTCTAGTATTGCAACCTCAAAAATGCAACAATGACAACAAACATTCTTGAAATGCTACACCATCTTCCTGACAGGAACTGGAACTCAAGACCAGCTGATTTTGAAGCAAGTAAGCTAACCCAAAAATGCCAAACTTGAATTCTCACTTTTAACGAGATTAATTAGCACAAAATCAGTACCCTCATATTCTAATGCATCATCATTtatattaagcaaaattttactt of Lycorma delicatula isolate Av1 chromosome 9, ASM4794821v1, whole genome shotgun sequence contains these proteins:
- the LOC142330091 gene encoding uncharacterized protein LOC142330091, with product MAGKPETAQRPGTSNSALHNVLVYVSGDGFSYAQQQSNPLVGNSGVVYPAGSASVKPINKVPTSLQTFYNANGFQNAGNTTNHVYSGSAVRNQPPGFTVKSREDGNFVAVMGGEVVFPRCDSVRSETAESSCSSLSSSCGDSQPLQDVGNTNTTRSDMNTGALGVNVNVNVNNAGAVAGVNVNNGNNTNVQQCKTQEVSSVSVPYGWKRLLTNNIIIYVSPSNTALSSLDQVKAYLQTQGTCKCGLECPLNCDVVFNFDPKVSTRPWSAGTPTSDLTRLCYHKKKLAGHPHPSHQEAKKLDVGARRKKRKIGVGQVQYGSSASVSQLLAQRDRERNTKEAAQTQTWSDGSPQAVPLPEGSSVMVQSHVMGNPVMNRVQYPPGYHENNINNNHSGNQTAAQQPQAPAPPPAPPPPPQCYRYNPVGCNMNNCNNPGINSNNPQSGQSVVENGQVICSSSGNPSGPVPFSAANSTYIHPPVLMANMGSCNQENGQNSSLVIQQSNCVGPGHMIVSGHQHSQQNFIPQQHQHHRLQIGCSDSSECSHAPCGHNNKPQSVLNQQQIFMPQHDNSNVMNHIQQQQQQQQQQQQQQQQQQQQQQQQQHQQQQQQQQQAQAQLVQHHHHTHPLQHNVIPQHVINSASPRPAGAIVNQQVHNMMPSHQNFDATRVGPQFHTQHQIVNPQDQGKAVQVPLQQHVHLVDVNKVNYNITGKNNTQVMVGSSPNSRGIVCEGYSPIQTSRNENVHQHSAMVLQTSQGQVMIPPGQVASTMVVHNQGNQNGNVVTSQPLRMMNLQNSSVVVQGSPGTAVLSSGHAISSQGQTMVLHGQHGSSMVSQGLQVQAVGNQQGGVMLQNHPNPPSLSNNNNNNNNSAMSAGSGIVTHHPRSIPPWQQNRTNQQVLNQQNPQQVVQPNPYERVPPLHHHTHIPVWQEDNMRKKGNKIQGKTTAVKKQKSPYNIEHHHHHHHNSLVLNNEQCPNVDVRHLQQDQKPSQNYSNSNVPSFMEDPSGYLAQQTALLNSTISRQTGNGANVICHSPCNSQNQSIGDQNSSQIVINLPTSACSPVSNQGVPLPSNVLVSSNKQQPVHQTYTIRNTQQSNGMKVYRSNSVSSTGSVSYQNQPQSQPGTPDSSDVSPDRSRCQACPSSSSNVFENLQPNNVHMVSAANTKHIHIEESPVTSSTYIDNRGQTHPMSVSMTDSRGPIQGGTVSTSNRSPAEVVHRVQPEAASPVAPSTPTTPISTTQNCRIVNSPESSVSNMFVSVSSPFTSGNITPVLFTTQQNPNIARSQDNASQQRLQHQLQQQQLNINIHVQDVATSRIPTVVTTMASGHTVSSNTITSVLAGRANTATVSVNPTTIAAPTIPPAVLTNQSVSQQVSVTKSPLEMVQSVVSSIQVPTVTASQSETVLKPTTGPTLPAGHILVSNNGQLIVANTSGPPTILSPQQNLPKIGNNSPMPPLSGNSIVTSVTGAVTQVIPAVGVTQQVLGQPTVLVNTLPAPLLFQPGVMTVDGTMNAVQIPHLAVATNNVLQPGQVVEDSRVPQSSNGAFSPRTQPALLSPEGNNGKRKANVKKRKVSPQTVANMLHIAAQQNSPTAGATGGMVVQQQQPQQNFSSSAPMLQALTILPSKTGHFGGTQQLIATANVLQPLNLVQNFPTIQQFIVPAGLGGMVMATGDGTATLLQDTVQLNVLTPMQGPTGTVFGQSQSILAAGPAGMVIRAPANNNQNGGKVQHVTAGGGQQFIANSPNQFLMNSPAFSGQLSPMLANVSPTNQQIHSFNAAGTATQNRTGGQAQHQEFIQCGQTLMVPCSIGQTPSAQNTTVVQQNTTIVQQQTTMVSNNQQSLDQNQGPATSSSSSLSLNQHNFILNNPDGKQPQNFIITTDKPNQGNFILSPNTDNKHQGTHIILNNINTTEKQSQPCSGFLISQPDKSGQICDNFILTNSSLHSAEKTSAGNFIISSGGITEKQTKFAKHSVSTQTAANQQLLQVPAPVALVVATTNTFCQTSTSATYSGSPPDTTTHSPVDASGTSQSPGLNSEVPSSSVVVGSTDDNLSSPTSSSDPPGRQQPMVHCVSSSNEQDSPEWPGKEVNMSPSPAIFSPPPNVDAGYTRGGNGMTKTVSVSSYVESSSTVQQFEGERLHKQHSADEALSRQIYEYHRIESSRMSKRKHSQICSESEARIHTSTLSPQDDDDDSGSFSGSGSEAEGNNGPPGPGAGDLVWGAARGFPSWPGKLVGPAPTPGRVWVRWFGGPGTGPLSEVDPQDLKTLSEGLEAHHRARKKFRKSRKLNSQLENAIQEAMVELDRMSETPQQGPPIPPQSLTITDSSSGRSRRGHR